One genomic window of Polyangium aurulentum includes the following:
- a CDS encoding M36 family metallopeptidase, translated as MKRSVRSLTILAALFGGSRAHAGEIPNYDAYFQAPAGAKPAASAQAPSFIWAPRAELPRATLLAMARPEIAPEASARRALVDYAKILRLSRATVDAAAVREVDDRGPGGVLVRLQQQLDGVEVFRGQANVLLDRAHRLVAASNNLHPAAVPGAKRVSKTFAISPADAIASGFQDLYEVQLPATNLVEVGTKANYTLFGLQAGGGDLTFAKPARVKKVYFPMPDQRLVPAYYLEMSARRIDEVESDAYAYVIAADDARILYRENLTHHAAFNYRVWADPSGDKRPMDGPQAEFSPHPQGVPDNSEPAFIAPNLVSMEGFNTNPQGKPDPWLAANATQTQGNNVDAYADHQSPDGFGNGDLRASVTSPGAFDRTYDTKASPTSSPAQIMAAVTQLFYVNNWLHDYWYDSGFDEASGNAQQSNFDRGGLGGDVLHAEAQDGASDPNNRNNANMSTGADGESPRMQMYLWDGKDSASLTAQPLNKSFLTGASQFGPQSFKTAGVLTVIDDGSKADSMGGQTGSFADGCQAFKTPVTGKIVLVDRGSCTYKTKALNAEKAGAIGVIIADHTAADQPPGMADGAPAGVILIPTMSITLADGIALKAGLSSGTVNITMSREAGVLRDGTIDNGIVAHEWGHYLHHRLVSCGSNTCGAESEGWGDFVALQMMLREGDDLDGTYAVGVYATAVMGDAGYYGIRRVPYSVDMTKNALTYKHISQDSTLPDSHPIANVGSPDNSEVHNAGEIWATMMFEAQVALLKRSQEPGAPYDFEGGRRRMADYVVMGMKLAPPNPTFLEQRDAILAAAAAADVEDMKLIAKAFAKRGAGTCAVSPPADSVDNVGVVESYEAKGAMSSLSATLDDAVQSCDSDGRLDAQETGRVMISITNTGVADLTDAEATVTAQKPGIKFPNGSSVKFGPIAPFATGKAWVDVALDGSVTQLDSVHLDVAVTSAATCETKITKVEVPYVNYDNIPGASSNDSVESDVPAWTKGGEGGGETWSRTQPTPPNHVWHAADSGSLTDTWLESPTLEVGSDPLVISFEHKHEFETGPQGNQIVNFDGAVLEVSLDNGKTWKDMSAYGNPSYNGAITDVSNNPLGKRQGFVGKNPSWPDADTVTINAGTALANTSIKLRFRVGTDEAAGAPGWDIDNLSFQGLKNKPFGTIIDDQTDCAGIPVANAGPDLVVNAGDTVTLDGSDSSDPDGQPLTFSWTQTTGTEAALENAKSAAATFIAPSVTTESTLVFQLAVSDGTGSASDLVSVVVKPGPGDGNGGPGNTDGGEDTSVEGNCGCSVVGAQTNRTFAPFAALALAALATLRLRRRR; from the coding sequence ATGAAGCGCTCCGTCCGTTCTCTCACTATCCTTGCAGCGCTCTTTGGTGGCTCTCGCGCCCATGCGGGAGAGATTCCGAATTACGACGCCTACTTCCAGGCACCGGCAGGGGCGAAGCCCGCGGCCTCCGCGCAGGCGCCCTCGTTCATCTGGGCCCCGCGCGCCGAGCTTCCTCGGGCGACCTTGCTCGCGATGGCCAGACCCGAGATCGCGCCCGAGGCCTCGGCCCGCCGCGCCCTCGTCGACTACGCGAAGATCCTGCGCCTTTCGCGCGCCACCGTCGACGCCGCGGCCGTGCGCGAGGTCGACGATCGCGGCCCGGGCGGCGTCCTCGTTCGCCTGCAGCAGCAGCTCGACGGCGTCGAGGTTTTCCGCGGCCAGGCCAATGTCCTGCTCGACCGCGCGCATCGGCTCGTCGCCGCGTCGAACAACCTGCATCCCGCCGCGGTCCCCGGCGCCAAGCGCGTCTCCAAGACCTTCGCCATCTCGCCCGCCGACGCGATTGCGAGCGGCTTCCAGGATCTCTATGAGGTCCAACTTCCCGCGACGAACCTCGTCGAGGTGGGGACGAAGGCGAATTACACGCTCTTCGGGCTCCAGGCGGGGGGCGGAGATCTGACGTTCGCGAAGCCCGCGCGCGTGAAGAAGGTCTATTTCCCCATGCCCGACCAGCGCCTGGTCCCGGCATATTACCTGGAAATGTCGGCGCGCCGCATCGACGAGGTCGAGTCCGACGCCTACGCCTACGTGATCGCCGCCGACGACGCGCGCATCCTTTATCGGGAAAACCTGACCCACCACGCGGCCTTCAACTACCGCGTCTGGGCCGACCCGAGCGGCGACAAGCGCCCGATGGACGGCCCGCAGGCCGAATTCTCGCCCCACCCGCAGGGCGTGCCGGACAACTCCGAGCCCGCGTTCATCGCGCCGAACCTGGTATCGATGGAGGGTTTCAACACGAACCCGCAGGGCAAGCCCGACCCGTGGCTCGCGGCGAACGCGACGCAGACCCAGGGCAACAACGTCGACGCCTACGCCGACCACCAGTCCCCCGACGGCTTCGGCAACGGCGACCTGCGCGCCTCGGTGACCTCGCCCGGCGCCTTCGATCGGACGTACGACACCAAGGCCTCGCCGACCTCGAGCCCCGCGCAGATCATGGCCGCGGTGACGCAGCTCTTCTACGTCAACAACTGGCTGCACGATTACTGGTACGACTCGGGCTTCGACGAGGCCTCGGGCAACGCGCAGCAATCGAACTTCGACCGCGGCGGCCTCGGCGGCGACGTGCTCCACGCCGAAGCCCAGGACGGCGCATCCGATCCGAACAACCGCAACAACGCGAACATGTCCACGGGCGCCGACGGCGAATCGCCGCGGATGCAGATGTACCTGTGGGACGGCAAGGATTCGGCGAGCCTCACGGCACAGCCCCTCAACAAGAGCTTTTTGACGGGCGCGTCGCAATTCGGCCCGCAGTCGTTCAAGACCGCCGGCGTCCTCACCGTCATCGACGACGGCTCCAAGGCCGACTCGATGGGCGGCCAGACCGGCAGCTTCGCCGACGGCTGCCAGGCCTTCAAGACGCCCGTCACCGGCAAGATCGTCCTCGTCGACCGCGGCTCCTGCACCTACAAGACCAAGGCGCTGAACGCCGAGAAGGCCGGCGCGATCGGCGTCATCATCGCCGATCACACGGCCGCGGACCAGCCGCCCGGAATGGCCGACGGCGCCCCGGCGGGCGTGATTCTCATCCCCACGATGTCCATCACGCTCGCCGACGGCATCGCGTTGAAGGCGGGCCTGTCGAGCGGCACGGTGAACATCACCATGTCGCGCGAGGCCGGCGTTTTGCGCGACGGCACCATCGACAACGGCATCGTGGCGCACGAGTGGGGCCATTACCTGCACCACCGTCTCGTCTCCTGCGGCAGCAACACCTGCGGCGCCGAGAGCGAGGGCTGGGGCGATTTCGTCGCCTTGCAGATGATGCTCCGCGAGGGCGACGACCTCGACGGCACCTACGCGGTCGGCGTCTACGCGACGGCCGTCATGGGCGACGCGGGTTATTACGGCATCCGCCGCGTCCCGTACTCGGTCGACATGACCAAGAACGCGCTCACCTACAAGCACATCTCCCAGGACTCGACGCTGCCCGATTCGCACCCGATCGCGAACGTCGGATCGCCCGACAATTCCGAGGTGCACAACGCCGGCGAGATCTGGGCGACCATGATGTTCGAGGCCCAGGTGGCGCTCCTCAAGCGCTCGCAAGAGCCCGGCGCGCCCTACGATTTCGAGGGCGGTCGCCGCCGCATGGCCGATTACGTGGTCATGGGCATGAAGCTCGCCCCGCCGAACCCGACCTTCCTCGAGCAGCGCGACGCCATCCTCGCCGCCGCCGCCGCCGCCGATGTCGAGGACATGAAGCTCATCGCCAAGGCCTTCGCCAAGCGCGGCGCCGGCACCTGCGCCGTCTCGCCCCCCGCCGATTCGGTCGACAACGTCGGCGTGGTCGAGAGCTACGAGGCCAAAGGCGCCATGTCGAGCCTGTCCGCCACGCTCGACGACGCCGTCCAGTCCTGCGACAGCGACGGCCGCCTCGACGCCCAGGAGACCGGCCGCGTGATGATCTCCATCACGAACACCGGCGTCGCAGACCTGACCGACGCCGAAGCCACGGTCACCGCGCAGAAACCGGGAATCAAGTTCCCGAATGGCAGCTCGGTCAAGTTCGGCCCCATTGCGCCCTTCGCCACCGGCAAAGCCTGGGTCGACGTCGCGCTCGATGGCTCGGTCACGCAGCTCGACAGCGTGCATCTCGACGTCGCCGTGACCAGCGCCGCGACCTGCGAGACCAAGATCACGAAGGTCGAGGTGCCCTACGTCAATTACGACAACATTCCCGGCGCCTCCTCCAACGACAGCGTCGAGAGCGACGTCCCCGCGTGGACGAAGGGCGGCGAGGGCGGCGGAGAGACCTGGTCCCGCACGCAGCCCACGCCCCCGAACCACGTCTGGCACGCCGCCGACTCCGGCAGCCTGACCGACACCTGGCTCGAATCGCCCACCCTCGAAGTCGGCTCCGACCCGCTCGTCATCAGCTTCGAGCACAAGCACGAATTCGAGACCGGCCCGCAAGGCAACCAGATCGTCAACTTCGACGGCGCCGTGCTCGAGGTCTCCCTCGACAACGGCAAGACCTGGAAAGACATGTCCGCCTACGGCAACCCGTCCTACAACGGCGCCATCACGGACGTGTCGAACAACCCGCTCGGCAAGCGCCAAGGGTTCGTTGGGAAAAACCCCTCGTGGCCCGACGCCGACACGGTGACGATCAACGCCGGCACGGCCCTCGCCAACACGTCGATCAAGCTGCGCTTCCGCGTCGGCACCGACGAAGCCGCAGGCGCCCCCGGCTGGGACATCGACAACCTGTCGTTCCAGGGCCTGAAGAACAAACCCTTCGGGACCATCATCGACGACCAGACCGACTGCGCCGGCATCCCCGTCGCGAACGCAGGCCCCGACCTCGTCGTGAACGCGGGCGACACGGTGACCCTCGACGGCTCGGACAGCTCGGACCCCGACGGCCAGCCGCTGACCTTCAGCTGGACGCAGACGACGGGCACGGAAGCCGCCCTCGAGAACGCGAAATCCGCCGCCGCCACGTTCATCGCCCCGAGCGTGACCACCGAGTCGACGCTGGTCTTCCAGCTCGCCGTATCCGACGGCACCGGCTCCGCCAGCGACCTCGTCTCCGTCGTCGTCAAGCCCGGCCCGGGCGACGGCAACGGCGGCCCGGGCAACACCGACGGTGGCGAAGACACCTCCGTCGAAGGGAACTGCGGCTGCTCGGTCGTTGGTGCCCAAACGAACCGCACCTTCGCCCCCTTCGCCGCCCTCGCCCTCGCCGCCCTCGCCACCCTCCGCCTCCGCCGCCGCAGGTAG
- a CDS encoding ATP-binding cassette domain-containing protein, with the protein MTLSVVGLSKRLGGRAVLREVEISGTQGQCFALLGDNGAGKSTLLRILAGILEADAGRASLDGASILGPHAPARARVGYVPEAADPPPHLTPREVCALVAALKRAAPPGPETIERLALGAFWDRPTGSLSLGQRRRACLAAALVGDVGLLLLDEPTNGLDAGGVVELSALVRERCGAGVTALIATHDTAFAEAIGATRLRLVEGRVLA; encoded by the coding sequence ATGACGCTCTCGGTCGTGGGTTTGTCGAAGCGGCTCGGCGGCCGCGCGGTGCTGCGGGAGGTGGAGATCTCGGGCACGCAGGGGCAGTGCTTCGCGCTGCTCGGCGACAATGGCGCGGGGAAGTCGACGCTCTTGCGCATCCTCGCGGGCATCCTCGAGGCCGACGCGGGGCGGGCTTCGCTCGACGGAGCCTCGATCCTCGGCCCGCACGCGCCCGCCCGCGCGCGGGTCGGCTATGTCCCGGAGGCGGCCGATCCGCCGCCGCACCTCACCCCGCGCGAGGTCTGCGCGCTCGTCGCGGCCTTGAAGCGCGCGGCGCCCCCGGGCCCCGAGACCATTGAAAGGCTCGCCCTCGGAGCATTCTGGGACAGACCCACGGGCAGCCTCTCCCTCGGCCAGCGCAGGCGGGCCTGCCTCGCCGCCGCGCTCGTGGGCGACGTGGGCTTGCTCCTGCTCGACGAGCCCACCAATGGCCTCGATGCGGGCGGCGTCGTCGAGCTGTCCGCGCTCGTCCGCGAGCGTTGCGGGGCGGGCGTCACCGCGCTCATCGCCACGCACGACACCGCCTTCGCCGAGGCCATCGGCGCGACGCGGCTGCGCCTCGTCGAGGGGCGCGTCCTCGCATAG
- a CDS encoding glycoside hydrolase family 25 protein: MITLPRAHFFRASLLALAVLALPSCGAADAEKPESTAEAEQAVVVCAKDQTVEGIDVSQWQESVDWAAVKGAGKQFAIARVSVGTTKDTGFDANWSGMKAAGLVRGAHQVFKPEQDVIAQADLMLSAIGTLGANDLPPVVLLASTGGVTKATLVSKLKQWLGHVEAATGRKPIIQAGKYFWQDNVTSAEFAGYPLWIPSWGVDCPNLPDNAWSNWAFHQYSSTGAVAGVAGDVDLNRFNGSLTDLMALANGAAVGTHDYAALLVVQSFPSENEAPAQIPAGGIYEGSIELKNIGLEAWDEGTMLAATEPRDRESPFAGEEWPGVARFARVEGTVAPGESYTFNFTLHAPLEEAVYIENFGLVQEGVAWFADQGGPSDTQITGLFEVVANLGAGGAGPGGSMGPGGNGKPTGDFDTASACAMSPGGAGAPGFVGIGLVLGMAALVRRRRRA, encoded by the coding sequence ATGATCACGTTGCCCCGAGCACACTTCTTTCGCGCATCCCTGCTGGCCCTCGCGGTGCTTGCGCTGCCCTCGTGCGGCGCCGCCGACGCGGAGAAGCCCGAGAGCACGGCCGAGGCCGAGCAAGCCGTCGTGGTCTGCGCCAAGGACCAGACCGTCGAGGGAATCGACGTATCGCAATGGCAGGAGTCGGTCGACTGGGCCGCCGTGAAGGGTGCGGGCAAGCAGTTCGCCATTGCCCGCGTGAGCGTGGGGACCACCAAGGATACCGGGTTCGACGCGAACTGGAGCGGGATGAAGGCCGCGGGGCTCGTGCGCGGCGCGCATCAGGTCTTCAAGCCCGAGCAGGACGTGATCGCGCAGGCCGACCTCATGCTGAGCGCCATTGGCACGCTCGGCGCGAACGATCTGCCGCCGGTCGTCCTGCTCGCGAGCACGGGCGGCGTGACCAAAGCGACGCTCGTGAGCAAGCTCAAGCAATGGCTCGGCCACGTGGAGGCCGCGACGGGACGAAAGCCGATCATCCAGGCGGGCAAATACTTCTGGCAGGACAACGTCACGAGCGCCGAGTTCGCGGGTTACCCGCTCTGGATCCCGAGCTGGGGCGTCGATTGCCCCAACCTGCCCGACAATGCCTGGAGCAACTGGGCGTTCCACCAGTACAGCAGCACGGGCGCGGTGGCCGGCGTGGCCGGCGACGTGGACCTCAATCGATTCAATGGCAGCCTCACCGATCTGATGGCCCTCGCGAACGGGGCGGCGGTCGGGACGCACGATTATGCGGCCCTGCTCGTGGTCCAGTCTTTCCCGAGCGAGAACGAGGCCCCGGCGCAGATCCCGGCGGGCGGCATTTACGAGGGGTCGATCGAGCTGAAGAACATCGGGCTCGAGGCCTGGGACGAGGGCACGATGCTCGCGGCCACCGAGCCGCGCGACAGGGAGAGCCCCTTCGCGGGCGAGGAGTGGCCCGGGGTGGCCCGCTTTGCGCGCGTCGAGGGCACGGTGGCGCCGGGCGAGTCGTACACGTTCAACTTCACGCTGCACGCGCCGCTCGAGGAGGCCGTCTACATCGAGAACTTCGGGCTCGTGCAGGAGGGTGTCGCGTGGTTCGCCGATCAGGGCGGGCCGTCGGACACGCAGATCACGGGGCTCTTCGAGGTGGTGGCGAACCTGGGCGCCGGCGGCGCAGGCCCGGGCGGATCCATGGGCCCCGGCGGCAATGGCAAGCCCACGGGCGATTTCGACACAGCGAGCGCCTGCGCGATGTCCCCGGGCGGCGCGGGTGCTCCTGGGTTCGTCGGGATCGGGCTCGTCCTCGGAATGGCGGCCCTCGTGCGCCGGCGCCGCCGCGCCTGA
- a CDS encoding STAS/SEC14 domain-containing protein, with translation MIEEKRVGQHVVRFVEDERVEIEFHGDLDWEDGAALFRETDQVLLSEGRIYVLCDVTDLGRLTRRAMHNVRDRPRTDAHRFLAYVGARFGMRVMIDLVDRASKLLGQEQVTYRFFDAHEEARAWLVQMRRVSGVPTPGDEPAATG, from the coding sequence GTGATCGAAGAGAAGCGCGTCGGGCAGCATGTCGTGCGGTTCGTGGAGGACGAGCGCGTGGAGATCGAGTTCCACGGCGACCTCGATTGGGAGGATGGGGCCGCCCTCTTTCGGGAGACGGACCAGGTCCTCCTCTCCGAGGGCCGCATCTACGTCCTGTGCGACGTCACCGATCTCGGCCGTCTGACGCGCCGAGCGATGCACAACGTGCGGGACAGGCCGAGGACCGACGCCCACCGTTTCCTCGCCTATGTCGGGGCTAGGTTCGGGATGCGCGTGATGATCGACCTCGTCGACCGCGCGTCCAAGCTGCTCGGCCAGGAGCAGGTCACCTATCGATTTTTCGATGCTCACGAGGAGGCGCGCGCCTGGCTCGTGCAGATGCGCCGTGTTTCCGGTGTCCCGACGCCGGGGGATGAGCCGGCGGCGACGGGTTGA
- a CDS encoding RtcB family protein translates to MYEIPTAYREGMRVPARVFQSLEGLPALLSDHAVDQLVNVTTLPGIVDAAMGMPDMHEGYGFPVGGVAATLLPDGVISPGGIGFDINCGVRLLVSSLERPDKSVVETIVGELQRSVPSGAGRSGKWSFAGKKLDKILEGGAPVLVRDHGIGSEEDLNFIESGGVLEGADASAVSDRARQRGGDQLGTLGSGNHFLEVQIVDEVFDEAVAQRLGLLPGRMTVLVHSGSRGFGHQVCTDYVRAMDAAMRRYGIHVPDRQLACAPFSSPEGQRYFAAMCAAANFGFSNRHLIGHVVRDVFRRTFGEKQGHLRLIYDVGHNTAKVEKHNGQKLCVHRKGATRAFGPSSRDIPAGYRDIGQPVFIPGSMGTSSFVLIGTDKANATSMGSACHGAGRQMSRAAAKKKVTGAELRKELEARGIVIRCSSNQELAEEAPAAYKDVDRVVDVVHEAGIARKVVRLRPIGVVKG, encoded by the coding sequence GTGTACGAGATCCCGACCGCGTACCGCGAAGGCATGCGCGTGCCTGCGCGGGTCTTCCAGAGCCTCGAGGGCCTCCCTGCGCTGCTCTCCGATCACGCCGTGGATCAACTCGTCAATGTCACCACGCTGCCCGGCATCGTCGACGCGGCCATGGGCATGCCCGACATGCACGAGGGCTATGGTTTCCCCGTCGGAGGCGTGGCCGCGACCCTCCTGCCCGACGGCGTCATCTCGCCGGGCGGCATCGGATTCGACATCAACTGCGGCGTGCGGCTGCTCGTCTCCTCGCTCGAGCGGCCCGACAAGAGCGTGGTCGAGACCATCGTGGGCGAGCTGCAGCGCAGCGTGCCTTCGGGCGCGGGGCGGAGCGGCAAGTGGTCGTTCGCGGGCAAGAAGCTCGACAAGATCCTCGAGGGCGGCGCGCCCGTGCTCGTGCGCGATCATGGCATTGGATCCGAGGAGGATCTCAACTTCATCGAGTCGGGCGGCGTGCTCGAGGGCGCGGACGCCTCGGCGGTCTCGGACCGGGCGCGGCAGCGCGGGGGCGATCAGCTCGGCACGCTCGGCAGCGGCAATCATTTCCTCGAGGTGCAGATCGTCGACGAGGTCTTCGACGAGGCCGTCGCGCAGCGGCTCGGCCTGCTCCCCGGTCGCATGACCGTGCTCGTGCACTCGGGCTCGCGCGGGTTCGGCCACCAGGTGTGCACCGATTACGTGCGCGCGATGGACGCGGCCATGCGCCGCTATGGCATCCACGTGCCCGATCGCCAGCTCGCGTGCGCGCCCTTCTCGTCGCCCGAGGGCCAGCGCTATTTCGCGGCGATGTGCGCGGCGGCGAACTTCGGTTTTTCGAACCGCCACCTCATCGGCCACGTCGTGCGCGACGTCTTCCGCCGGACGTTCGGCGAGAAGCAGGGGCATTTGCGGCTGATTTACGACGTCGGTCACAACACGGCCAAGGTCGAGAAGCACAATGGCCAGAAGCTGTGCGTGCACAGGAAGGGCGCGACGCGCGCGTTCGGCCCGTCGAGCCGCGACATTCCGGCGGGGTATCGCGACATCGGCCAGCCGGTGTTCATTCCGGGCAGCATGGGGACCTCGTCGTTCGTGCTGATTGGCACCGACAAGGCGAACGCGACGTCGATGGGCAGCGCCTGTCACGGCGCGGGCCGGCAGATGAGCCGCGCGGCGGCGAAGAAGAAGGTGACGGGGGCGGAGCTGCGCAAGGAGCTGGAGGCGCGCGGTATCGTGATCCGCTGCTCGTCGAACCAGGAGCTCGCAGAGGAGGCGCCGGCGGCGTACAAGGACGTCGACCGCGTGGTCGACGTGGTGCACGAGGCCGGCATCGCGAGGAAGGTGGTGCGCCTGCGGCCGATTGGCGTGGTGAAGGGCTGA
- a CDS encoding archease produces MTTGPSHTFEEHTGELRLRLDAPTVEGLFVEAARALAELAVGTDERLPEPEGEPEPVRLESVDREALLVDWLNELIFRTEIDGKAYVDCRLARIDESTLEATIRGASHPALRPLVKAATLHGVHITEKPHGYSVTVILDI; encoded by the coding sequence ATGACGACAGGGCCGTCCCACACGTTCGAAGAGCACACGGGCGAGCTGCGCTTGCGGCTCGACGCGCCCACGGTCGAGGGCCTGTTCGTCGAGGCGGCGCGCGCGCTCGCCGAGCTGGCGGTCGGGACCGACGAGCGCCTGCCCGAGCCCGAGGGCGAGCCCGAGCCCGTCCGCCTGGAGTCGGTCGATCGCGAGGCGCTGCTCGTCGATTGGCTGAACGAGCTCATCTTCCGCACCGAGATCGACGGCAAGGCGTACGTCGATTGCCGCCTCGCGCGGATCGACGAGAGCACGCTCGAGGCGACCATTCGCGGCGCCTCGCACCCCGCGCTGCGCCCGCTCGTCAAGGCGGCCACCCTGCACGGGGTGCACATCACGGAGAAACCGCATGGCTACTCGGTCACCGTCATCCTCGACATCTGA
- a CDS encoding GTP pyrophosphokinase, producing the protein MTLIDNFLDRYRRTFDRYERAAQLCKQQCEIGLCSVRCDVRSRAKSFDSLRRKLLLRDAQKSYATFEEIEGDIADLAGVRIALYFPGDLCKVDTFIRSHFALEGDGIRYFPPPADAPPDSVDALRPCCAGYRAVHFRGRSLPENLARSDADLADVRLEIQVASVLMHAWAEVEHDLVYKPRPRGVPRAVRARLDEVNDIVREGETALERLQRSVNEADEWSDPFEDHYELSAYLRATVPGLAEADDHGDVLIGPADLLLRMLCMRGLDSPDSLKAALENFHLGDASDPLPAAARVVLHLLMADPGAASDYVRARDYVNRPRGIIVRGDQQAEVVRFLERWFRFARAAGMNRHAVANCRAQGTHVVDVSRRYCDQILRCVEVPTAEELVAATQGIEDLLSAMLRQAS; encoded by the coding sequence ATGACCCTGATTGACAATTTCCTTGATCGATACCGCCGGACGTTCGACCGGTACGAACGGGCGGCGCAGCTCTGCAAGCAGCAGTGCGAGATCGGGCTGTGCTCGGTTCGCTGCGACGTGAGATCCCGCGCCAAGAGCTTCGACAGCCTGCGCCGCAAGCTTCTGCTGCGCGACGCCCAGAAGAGCTACGCCACCTTCGAGGAGATCGAAGGGGACATCGCCGACCTCGCGGGCGTCCGCATCGCGCTCTATTTCCCGGGCGATCTGTGCAAGGTCGACACGTTCATCCGGTCGCATTTCGCGCTCGAGGGGGACGGGATCCGGTATTTTCCTCCGCCGGCCGATGCTCCGCCCGACTCCGTGGACGCGCTCAGGCCGTGCTGCGCGGGCTATCGCGCCGTCCATTTCCGCGGGCGATCGCTGCCCGAGAACCTGGCGCGCAGCGACGCCGATCTCGCCGACGTGCGCCTCGAGATCCAGGTCGCCTCGGTGCTCATGCACGCGTGGGCGGAGGTCGAGCACGACCTCGTGTACAAACCGCGCCCGCGCGGCGTCCCTCGAGCGGTGCGCGCGCGCCTCGACGAGGTCAACGACATCGTGCGCGAGGGCGAGACGGCCCTCGAGCGGCTGCAGCGATCGGTGAACGAAGCGGACGAGTGGAGCGATCCTTTCGAGGACCATTACGAGCTGTCCGCTTACCTCCGCGCGACCGTGCCCGGGCTCGCCGAGGCCGACGATCACGGTGACGTCCTGATAGGGCCCGCCGATCTGCTCCTGCGCATGCTCTGCATGCGCGGGCTCGACTCGCCGGACAGCCTGAAGGCGGCCCTCGAAAACTTCCACCTCGGCGACGCGTCCGATCCGCTCCCCGCGGCCGCGCGGGTCGTCCTGCACCTGCTCATGGCGGATCCGGGCGCCGCCAGCGATTACGTGCGCGCGCGCGATTACGTGAACCGCCCCCGAGGCATCATCGTGCGCGGCGACCAGCAGGCCGAGGTCGTTCGCTTTCTGGAGCGCTGGTTCCGCTTCGCGCGCGCCGCGGGCATGAACAGGCACGCCGTGGCGAACTGCCGCGCGCAGGGGACGCACGTCGTCGACGTGTCGCGGCGATACTGCGACCAGATCCTCCGCTGCGTCGAGGTCCCCACCGCCGAGGAGCTCGTCGCGGCGACGCAAGGGATCGAGGATCTGCTCTCCGCGATGCTCCGTCAGGCGTCGTAG
- a CDS encoding Mut7-C RNAse domain-containing protein has product MEPTFFCDAMLGGLSRWLRAAGYDAAYEYGIDDGVLVARAHRDGRILLSSDGGIFERTLVRDGLVRSLFVPRAMGTAAELRFVLGSFSLPLRDPRCMTCGGALSLVPKEEVRGEAPPRTFERVEAFYRCGRCGKLLWYGTHWQRIARVLTGAVNGAEP; this is encoded by the coding sequence GTGGAGCCGACGTTCTTCTGCGATGCGATGCTCGGGGGCCTCTCGCGCTGGCTGCGCGCGGCGGGCTATGACGCCGCGTACGAGTACGGAATCGACGACGGCGTCCTCGTCGCCCGCGCGCATCGGGACGGCCGCATCTTGCTGAGCTCGGACGGGGGCATCTTCGAGCGTACGCTCGTGCGCGACGGCCTGGTGCGCTCGCTCTTCGTGCCGAGGGCCATGGGCACGGCGGCCGAGCTGCGCTTCGTGCTCGGCTCGTTCTCGCTGCCGCTGCGCGATCCGCGCTGCATGACGTGCGGCGGCGCGCTTTCGCTCGTGCCCAAGGAAGAGGTGCGCGGCGAGGCCCCGCCCCGCACGTTCGAGCGCGTCGAGGCGTTTTACCGCTGCGGGCGCTGCGGCAAGCTGCTCTGGTACGGCACGCACTGGCAGCGCATCGCGCGGGTGCTCACCGGGGCGGTGAACGGCGCGGAGCCTTGA
- a CDS encoding peptidoglycan-binding protein, protein MHPTLRLSAGYPDVSPHLRDEVKILQRALVRWGFNMTADGLFGAGTERAVKTFQRRNGLLDDGVVGPRTWELLLQKKTSDIGSSVRDTPVATGSHCFPFTRLPKADWTGAPRSFGSRRSGGTRAHGGCDLYQPLGTWVHAVADGEVIQGPYAFYCQTYALEVNHGSFVVRYGEIQGFSPVKRGDKVKAGQRIAKVGHLVGISVPSDMLHFEMYSGKASGPLTVRGGGAKTSSGVPYMRRSDLMDPTSYLKQWANNLPHD, encoded by the coding sequence ATGCACCCGACACTGCGGCTCTCTGCTGGCTATCCCGACGTGTCCCCGCACCTGCGGGACGAGGTGAAGATCCTTCAGCGTGCGCTCGTGCGGTGGGGCTTCAACATGACCGCCGACGGGCTCTTCGGCGCCGGGACCGAGCGCGCGGTCAAGACGTTCCAGCGCCGCAACGGCCTGCTCGACGACGGCGTCGTCGGCCCGCGGACCTGGGAGCTTCTGCTGCAGAAGAAGACCTCCGACATCGGCTCGAGCGTGCGCGACACGCCCGTCGCGACGGGCTCGCACTGCTTCCCCTTCACGCGCCTGCCCAAGGCCGACTGGACGGGCGCGCCGCGCTCGTTCGGCTCGCGCAGGAGCGGCGGCACGCGCGCGCACGGCGGCTGCGATCTCTACCAGCCGCTCGGGACGTGGGTGCACGCGGTCGCCGACGGCGAGGTCATCCAGGGGCCTTACGCTTTCTACTGCCAGACCTACGCCCTCGAGGTGAACCACGGCTCTTTCGTGGTGCGCTACGGCGAGATCCAGGGCTTCAGCCCGGTCAAGCGCGGCGACAAGGTGAAGGCGGGGCAGCGCATCGCCAAGGTCGGGCACCTCGTCGGCATCTCGGTGCCGAGCGACATGCTCCACTTCGAGATGTACAGCGGCAAGGCCTCGGGGCCGCTCACGGTGCGCGGCGGCGGCGCAAAGACGAGCAGCGGCGTGCCCTACATGCGGCGCAGCGATCTGATGGATCCGACGTCGTACCTCAAGCAGTGGGCGAACAACCTGCCGCACGACTGA